One Dictyostelium discoideum AX4 chromosome 3 chromosome, whole genome shotgun sequence genomic region harbors:
- the drpp40 gene encoding RNase MRP protein subunit → MSIINNEVPNNKILLKRITVDPNDKEQIENFNKNFITNHVFNQKVEIILPIKKGANEEVEEDNNNESDKKSQQKPKAKGSLLSQASSSYLLVEGEFTSLFQEQSITPLPSSSNNKSLDGINTKQLYYQIETTLDLLLSHEFIDKYIKNGGFYAISQLNFIDSGNVVAFLPNSKIILNVDKETYQELGLLGKSSVFKNLQRYIITLDMTSKEYQRGSKSYTRLIWSLKDRLSSINLICFYQKLNSTQLQSIDFPQGVKVLPSYNQPTQEILNLRLPTLNIINENLNINNSNNDIKMIYNDFINEWVEVLGFASLGINLNQVKDFEIGNSLLSQCPIATKCLKATQKGLVSNSFILELIEKIKLMLSKGLIEYGVLNIYGFADTPISWNSIEHNFLYGGENDQSLLILPNNKFISSNLIGTYDYYC, encoded by the coding sequence atgagtattataaataatgaagtaccaaataataaaatattattaaaaaggaTAACAGTTGATCCAAATGATAAagaacaaattgaaaattttaataaaaattttataacaaATCAtgtttttaatcaaaaagttgaaattatattaccaattaaaaaaggagCAAATGAAGAAGTAgaagaagataataataatgaaagtgATAAAAAATCACAACAAAAACCAAAAGCAAAAGGTAGTTTATTATCACaagcatcatcatcatatttaTTAGTTGAAGGTGAATTTACAAGTTTATTTCAAGAACAATCAATTAcaccattaccatcatcatcaaataataaatcattagatGGAATTAATACAAAACaattatattatcaaattgaaacaacattagatttattattatcacatgaatttattgataaatatataaagaaTGGTGGATTTTATGCAATTTCACAATTGAATTTCATAGATTCTGGTAATGTTGTAGCatttttaccaaattcaaaaataatattaaatgttgATAAAGAAACCTATCAAGAATTAGGTTTACTTGGTAAATCTTCAGTTTTTAAGAATTTACAAAGATACATCATCACATTGGATATGACAAGTAAAGAATATCAACGTGGTTCAAAATCATATACTCGTTTAATTTGGTCATTAAAAGATAGACTATCAtcaatcaatttaatttgtttttatcaaaaactaAACTCAACCCAAttacaatcaattgatttccCTCAAGGTGTTAAAGTTTTACCATCATATAATCAACCAACTCAAGAAATTCTAAATTTACGTTTACCaactttaaatataataaatgaaaatttaaatataaataatagcaataatgatataaaaatgatttataatgattttataaatgaatGGGTTGAAGTTTTAGGATTTGCAAGTTTAggtataaatttaaatcaagttaaagattttgaaattggtaattcGTTATTATCACAATGTCCAATAGCAACAAAATGTTTAAAGGCAACTCAAAAAGGTTTGGTTtcaaatagttttattttagaattgatcgaaaaaattaaattaatgcTTTCAAAAGGTTTAATTGAATATGgtgttttaaatatttatggTTTCGCTGATACTCCAATCTCTTGGAATTCAATTGAACATAATTTTCTATATGGTGGTGAAAATGATCAatcacttttaattttaccaaataataaattcatttcttcaaatttaattggtacttatgattattattgttaa
- the abcB4 gene encoding ABC transporter B family protein, whose protein sequence is MNSLLRCCLIKPINIKNTTSFINKLNPKSIIQKSNNYNNINKNILNKFKDSSSNYFINSNKILEICNNNNNNNKYNVNKRNYSSSSNSGNNNNNNYNNKNNNNNNESFYKKFENSFEIKRIKDILFIIVGTFVIFKIYDNKIGIVFCENEIDKETILNDPYDKIPNEIIVELKDSAKDDNIIEESDEDDGIKKISSFKLFFKTIGNDIWLFGFGIITAFFSSWVGLQIPKVFGVLIDCTKNGDSLQGPAIQAIFILLAQAGLNFLYSTMISVACERYSARLRSTLFGAMLEQEIGFFDQNSTGDLINRLSSDVQLVRSALKHSVSLGVKSFGQIVGGVISLILISPKLSLGMMTILPTMVSVGTFYAGWLKSLSVRSQRAQAQSTIVAEEAIGNIRTVQAFSNQHYESERFIEKNQHSLALSTESGVQIGIFQGVTSLALNSVSLLVYWYGGTLVSRGEMTGGQLTSFIIHTMNMQSSFSQLSILFTQIMSAMGGMQRITELINRVPLINSNQGFKLRELKGEIKFINVDFKYPTRPHVHVLNGLNLTLKPGQVVALAGSSGGGKSTIAGLLERFYDISNGDITIDGYSIKQLNAKWLRSRIGIVSQEPSLFATTILENLRYGNPNATEDEIIEAAKLANAHQFISNFPKGYETIVGERGVQLSGGQKQRIAIARAILKNPQIIILDEATSALDSQSELLVQTALDNLMKGRTTLVIAHRLSTVQNADLIGVLSHGKIAEFGNHNELMNHKGLYYKLVQRQLSQQQQ, encoded by the exons atgaattcattattaaGATGTTGTTTAATCAAaccaattaatataaaaaatacaacatcatttattaataaattaaatccaaaatcaataatacaaaaatcaaacaattataataatatcaataaaaatattttaaataaatttaaagattcatcatcaaattattttataaattcaaataaaattttagaaatatgtaataataataataataataataaatataatgtaAATAAGAGAAAttattcttcatcatcaaatagtggcaataataataataataattataataataaaaataataataataataatgaaagtttttataaaaaatttgaaaattcatttgaaattaaaagaataaaagatattttatttattatagttGGAACatttgtaatatttaaaatttatgataataaaattgggATTGTATTttgtgaaaatgaaattgataaagaaaCTATATTAAATGACCCATACGATAAAAtaccaaatgaaattattgtagaattaaaagatagtGCAAAGGATGATAATATAATAGAAGAAAGcgatgaagatgatggtattaaaaagattagttcatttaaattattttttaaaactattggTAATGATATTTGGTTATTCGGATTCGGTATAATTACAGCATTTTTTTCAAGTTGGGTTGGATTACAAATTCCAAAAGTTTTTGgagttttaattgattgtacAAAGAATGGTGATTCTTTGCAGGGGCCTGCCATACAGGCAATATTCATTCTATTGGCTCAGGCAGGCTTGAATTTCCTTTATTCTACCATGATATCAGTGGCATGTGAGAGATATTCAGCAAGATTAAGATCGACTTTGTTTGGAGCAATGTTGGAGCAGGAGATTGGGTTTTTCGACCAGAATTCAACGggtgatttaattaatagaCTTTCAAGTGATGTACAGTTGGTGAGATCGGCATTGAAGCATTCTGTGTCGTTGGGTGTTAAGAGTTTTGGTCAGATTGTTGGTGGTGTGAtttcattgattttaatatcaccaaAACTTTCATTAGGTATGATGACAATTTTACCAACGATGGTTAGCGTTGGTACATTTTACGCAGGTTGGTTAAAGAGTCTAAGTGTTAGATCGCAAAGAGCACAAGCACAATCTACAATCGTTGCAGAGGAGGCTATTGGTAATATTAGAACGGTTCAAGCATTTTCAAATCAGCATTATGAAAGTGAGAGATTCATAgaaaaaaatcaacattCATTGGCATTGTCTACAGAGTCTGGTGTGCAAATTGGTATTTTCCAAGGTGTTACATCATTGGCATTGAACAGTGTCAGTCTTTTAGTGTATTGGTATGGTGGCACATTGGTATCACGTGGTGAGATGACAGGTGGCCAATTGACATCGTTCATCATTCACACTATGAATATGCAGAGTTCATTCTCCCAACTTTCAATTCTATTCACCCAAATTATGAGTGCAATGGGTGGCATGCAAAGAATCACTGAATTAATCAATCGTGTACCATTGATTAATTCAAATCAGGGTTTCAAATTGAGGGAATTAAAAGGTGagattaaattcattaatgtAGATTTCAAATACCCAACACGTCCACATGTTCATGTATTGAATGGATTGAATTTAACTTTAAAACCTGGCCAAGTTGTAGCATTGGCAGGCtcaagtggtggtggtaaatcAACAATCGCTGGTTTATTAGAACGTTTCTATGATATTTCAAATGGTGATATTACCATTGACGGttattcaattaaacaattgaATGCAAAATGGTTACGTTCTCGTATTGGTATCGTTAGTCAAGAACCATCATTATTCGCAACAACAATTCTTGAAAATTTACGTTATGGTAATCCAAATGCAACTGAAGATGAAATCATTGAAGCTGCTAAACTTGCAAATGCTCATCAATTCATTTCAAACTTTCCAAAAGGTTATGAAACTATAGTTGGTGAACGTGGTGTTCAATTATCCGGTGGTCAAAAACAACGTATTGCAATTGCACGtgcaattttaaaaaatccacaaattatcattttaga tGAAGCAACAAGTGCGTTAGATAGTCAATCAGAATTATTAGTTCAAACTGCt cttgataatttaatgaaaGGACGTACAACATTAGTAATTGCCCATCGTTTAAGTACAGTTCAAAATGCAGATTTAATTGGTGTACTTTCTCATGGTAAAATTGCAGAATTTGGTAACCataatgaattaatgaatcataaaggtttatattataaattagtTCAAAGACAATTaagtcaacaacaacaataa